The Epinephelus lanceolatus isolate andai-2023 chromosome 21, ASM4190304v1, whole genome shotgun sequence genome has a segment encoding these proteins:
- the LOC117259098 gene encoding zinc finger protein 385C-like isoform X3: protein MLFGALSQSQVHPLLGSLPLPGRPLQPQTHAQLEHFLPLRVNSSSPLSLFPNFSTMDPVQKAVINHTFGLAPPKKKPIISCNICHLRFNSTTQAEAHYKGHKHARKLKAMESQRNRQKNGHSPSATGKDRERGMMGGGTVPTDSHLKHITGPSTSSQPAQQQLENGQGGFPAPAPPSQPSLTDSTSVHSPQLSPQISPGSQLSDLPSDSPPMEGCGPATGSAPQSDSQGNSTGGEEEEVVKVEEAKDAKSNKKQPLHCPTCKVTVNSSSQLEAHCSGSKHKQMLDGHNSSQSQRRVKMTSLPRPTSRIKQRMGSKTRAVVGVSSQPFHCEMCQVSVNSETQLKQHMSSRRHKERLAGKPVKAKFTPYNKLQPSAILATKLALQKQLSKALPAGFLTSPLNPAALCTMPSGPLALRLPPGPTAIIQGPLISPTLFRPAPGPLRATHAPIIFSPY, encoded by the exons GTGCCCTCTCCCAGAGCCAAGTCCACCCACTCCTGGGCTCCCTGCCTCTGCCAGGTCGACCCCTACAGCCGCAGACTCATGCCCAGCTGGAGCACTTCCTGCCGCTCAGGGTCAACAGCTCCTCGCCACTCAGCCTCTTCCCCAATTTCAGCACG ATGGACCCAGTGCAGAAGGCAGTGATCAACCACACTTTTGGCCTGGCTCCACCCAAGAAGAAACCCATCATCTCCTGTAACATCTGTCACCTGCGCTTCAACTCCACT ACCCAGGCTGAGGCCCACTACAAAGGTCACAAACATGCTCGCAAGCTGAAGGCCATGGAGTCCCAGAGGAACCGGCAGAAGAACGGACACAGTCCATCCGCAACAGGGAAAGACCGAGAGAGGGGGATGATGGGAGGAGGAACGGTGCCCACGGACTCGCATCTGAAACACATAACAG GCCCAAGTACTTCTTCTCAGCCTGCACAGCAACAACTAGAAAATGGCCAGGGAGGCTTTCCGGCACCTGCTCCACCCTCACAGCCTTCACTCACAGACTCCACCTCTGTCCACTCTCCTCAGCTGTCCCCACAAATCTCCCCTGGCTCTCAGCTTTCTGATCTGCCCTCAGACAGTCCACCCATGGAAGGGTGCGGCCCGGCCACCGGTTCAGCCCCACAGTCTGACTCTCAGGGGAACTCCACAGGAggcgaggaagaggaggtggtgAAGGTGGAGGAAGCTAAGGATGCCAAGAGCAACAAGAAACAACCTCTCCACTGTCCTACGTGCAAAGTGACGGTCAACTCCAGCTCCCAGCTGGAGGCTCACTGTAGTG GCTCTAAGCACAAACAGATGCTTGATGGTCACAACAGCAGCCAGTCACAACGCAGGGTCAAGATGACATCACTGCCCCGGCCCACCAGCCGAATTAAGCAGCGAATGGGCAGCAAGACCAGGGCGGTTGTGGGCGTATCCAGCCAGCCCTTTCACTGTGAGATGTGTCAGGTGTCTGTCAACTCAGAGACACAGCTGAAACAG CACATGAGCAGCAGGAGACACAAAGAGCGTTTGGCTGGGAAGCCTGTCAAGGCGAAGTTCACTCCCTATAATAAACTACAGCCCAGTGCTATCTTAGCG ACTAAACTGGCCCTGCAGAAGCAGCTATCTAAGGCCCTGCCGGCAGGGTTCCTGACCAGCCCCCTCAATCCAGCTGCCTTGTGCACCATGCCGTCTGGACCTTTGGCCCTAAGGCTGCCACCAGGTCCCACAGCTATCATCCAGGGTCCCCTGATCAGCCCCACCCTCTTCAGACCTGCGCCGGGACCTCTGAGGGCCACACATGCACCTATCATCTTCTCTCCTTACTAG